In Macrobrachium rosenbergii isolate ZJJX-2024 chromosome 47, ASM4041242v1, whole genome shotgun sequence, the following are encoded in one genomic region:
- the LOC136830948 gene encoding lachesin-like, producing MMSLKWMTALFVISCSVNSLSGVRSHSRYAPREDERVALDTSLFLRESHYGLPIQTVTVNVGQTARLTCFVQTPGDYKVAWMKKVTNIVLSMGEAVIIRDPRMSVQREQRSTWILTITNVTIKDHGYYTCNINTLPPTSIHGFLNVVEPPVLEDKDEELWVMEGMKAVLSCSAHGTPSPSYKWFREDYGRIRLNSSTYVQSWEKRKLILEHVNHQTAGGYICIASNGYPPSKSKRVVLNVYFAPKVRGPGSQIWAHLGQAVSLTCLYAAFPAPNVMWILENHLGLRRLTEEYFTNTIQDGHPPYTHNMTLQIRKLTPGDFGRYTCSIRNKEGQGSYTTTLREVTTTIAPPPTSSTITTIGAYTTTVVTHLYNSLGGAPTSSRSHTTYDDDTVNLSAPLIINLTPDVYRETTNRSRCLQACPYVLATCCF from the exons GTGTCAGGAGCCATAGCCGTTACGCCCCAAGGGAAGACGAAAGGGTTGCTCTAGACACCAGCTTATTTTTGAGAG AATCTCACTATGGCCTGCCGATTCAAACTGTGACAGTCAATGTGGGACAAACGGCAAGACTGACCTGTTTTGTGCAAACACCTGGAGATTACAAG GTGGCTTGGATGAAAAAAGTGACCAACATCGTCCTGTCGATGGGCGAAGCTGTCATCATCAGGGACCCCCGGATGTCCGTGCAGAGAGAGCAGAGATCGACCTGGATCCTCACAATCACCAACGTCACTATCAAGGACCACGGATACTACACGTGCAACATAAACACTCTGCCCCCGACGTCCATCCATGGGTTCTTAAACGTCGTAG AACCGCCAGTGTTGGAGGACAAGGACGAGGAATTGTGGGTGATGGAGGGAATGAAAGCAGTCCTCAGCTGCTCCGCCCACGGAACTCCAAGTCCTTCCTACAAGTGGTTCAGAGAAGACTACGGTCGGATCAGGCTCAATTCCTCCACATACG TTCAAAGCTGGGAGAAGAGAAAGCTCATACTGGAACACGTAAACCACCAGACCGCTGGGGGATACATTTGCATCGCGAGCAACGGCTACCCGCCGTCAAAGAGCAAAAGAGTCGTCTTGAATGTGTACTTCGCGCCTAAGGTCAGGGGCCCCGGCAGCCAAATCTGGGCCCACCTTGGGCAGGCGGTGAGCCTGACTTGTCTCTACGCGGCTTTCCCAGCTCCTAATGTCATGTGGATCCTGGAGAATCACTTGGGACTGCGGCGTCTCACGGAAGAATACTTCACGAATACTATACAAGATGGACATCCACCTTACAC GCATAATATGACTTTGCAGATTAGAAAACTTACCCCGGGGGATTTCGGCCGCTACACTTGCTCGATAAGAAACAAGGAAGGTCAAGGCTCCTACACCACAACTTTAAGAG AAGTCACTACAACAATCGCTCCGCCACCCACGTCGTCCACAATCACCACCATAGGTGCCTACACGACGACAGTGGTGACCCACCTGTACAACAGCCTAGGAGGCGCACCGACCTCTTCCAGATCCCACACGACCTACGATGACGACACAGTCAACCTCTCGGCTCCCCTCATCATCAATCTGACTCCTGATGTTTACAGAG AAACCACTAACAGGAGCAGGTGTCTACAAGCCTGCCCCTACGTCCTGGCTACCTGTTGTTTCTGA